The Spongiibacter tropicus DSM 19543 genomic interval TCTGTACCTCGTCCCGGTCCTGTCCCAGTTTGCGCACTTTGGCCTGAATACCTTCGGCGACCAGTTCAGAGACCCCTTCGGCCTGCGCGCGCAGTTCGGCGTCGTCGAGATCGGTGTGCAAGACCGTTTGAAACATACCGAGTGCCCACTGGCGAGTGTCTTCTGGAATCCAGCGGTAGTAGATGAACGGGGCGACAAAAAACTCATCGCAGAGCGTTTCGAGCAGCAGGCAGGCCACGGTGAGTACCGGGTCGTCGGGCGTCAGTGGGCGCTCAGGGTGACGTCGTTCAAGGGTTTCGACGATATCGCAACTGTCGTTCAGCAGCTCACCGTCAGGGCAGAAAACCACCGGAAATTTGGCTTCGCCGGTGCGTGGCATCACTTCCTGAAAAAGAGCCTGAAAATTGCTCGCCCGCTCCGTGTAGGGCAGGCGTTTGTACTGCAGGCAGGCGCGGACCTTGGCGGAGTAGTAGGAATATTGTGTGGCGATCAGAATATAGTCTTGCTGAGGCATAGTGGCGTCCGAATTCAGTAATGGATTTACCGCAGGGAGTCTGTGCGAATAGCCGTGCTGTTGGCGGGCAGGCTGAAGAAGTCGCCGTCGCGGGTAATGCTGATGGGGCCGTTGTAGTGCTCAGCGCTTCCCTGAATAAACAGTTTTTCCAGGTAGCGCAGCGGCAGGCCAGGAACGATGTGGTTCAGTGCCAGGTAGTGCGCCCCGGCGGCCTGGGCAATGTCCGCGGCCTGCTGCGGGGTGGTGTGGTAGTCGAGTATGTCTTCGGAAATCTGGGCCATGTGCTCGACTCCCACGGCACTGGCGGCGCGCTGCATCACATTCACTAATTGTGGTGATAGCGCTTCGTGAAGTAGCAGGTCTGCGTCTTCTGCTAGGGCTTGAACATTGGCGCTTTTGCGGGTGTCGCCGGAAATCACCACGCTGCGGCCTTTGTAGTCAAAGCGATAACCCACGGCATTGGGTACGGGATAATGGTCGACCCCAAAGGCGGTAATGCGCAAGCCGTCCCGCTCAAGAAGCAGCGAGCGCTCCCCGTTGTTAATTGCCGCAAAGGGGCGGGCGAGAAGTCCGGCGCCGGAGGGCAATACTGTTTTGGTGCCGTGGTGGTCGATGCGGTATTGGGTATCCTGGGCGTAAGCCTGATTAAAACCGTCGACAATTTGTTCTACCCCTGGTGGGCCGTAGACATCCAACGGCTTGGCCTGATGGCCACCTGCCCATCGCTGAACGGAAAGCTCGCCCAGCGCATCAATATGGTCGGAGTGAAAGTGAGTGAGTAGCACGGCACTGGCACGACCCGCAGATAGCCCTGCTGGGCCGAGATTGCGAATACTGCCACTGCCAGCGTCGACGATGTAAAGCTGCTTGCCTGCGATAACCGCAGTGCAGGGACCAGCGCGGTGCGGGTCGGGAATCGGCGAGCCTGCCCCGCAGATGTACACATGCAGACCGTCGGGTAATTCACTCATAAAGTGGTTACTGAGAGTGCCTTCAACCTGGCGCTGCATAGCGCGTAAAACGAGCTGGTTGCCGGCTTGCCAGATGAATACTGCGCTGACGACGAATAATAGCAGGAGGCTCAGGCCGAATTTGGAACGTGTTGTCATTGGATTATTCTCGTTGTTATTAATGGCCATGACTGGACAGTTCGCGACATTCTGCATTAAAGTTTACATTGTGTAAATAATTGTGTGGGCGCCGCCGATACGTCAGGCCGGCGGCGCTCGACGCAAGCAGTAATGCATAACAATAACGATACGAGGACATGCCTGTGCTGAGGCGAACCCTATACTGCGGCCTGCTGTTGATGGCGCCTGTGCTCGCACAGGCGGCGCCACCGAACATTGTGCTGATTCTGGCCGATGATCTCGGCTTTACCGACATTCAGCCCTTTGCCAGCGAAATTGCCACCCCCAGTCTGGCGGCACTGGCAGATAACGGCATTCGTTTCACCAACCACCATGTGGCGGCAAGCTGCGCACCGACCCGGGCAATGCTGCTGACCGGCGTGGACAGTCACCTGAACGGCGTGCCGAATATTCCCGAGGCCATGCCACCCAGTCAGCGGGGCCGTAATGGCTATGATGGCGTGCTGTCTCATCGGGTGCAGACGGTGGCAACACTGCTGCGCGAACACGGATATCACACCTATGTTTCGGGCAAGTGGCATTTGGGCAAGGATGCGAGTCGTTTGCCAGATCAGCGCGGCTTTGAGCGCAGTGTGATTCTGGCAGACAGCGGTGCAGATAACTGGTCCCAGCGCCCCTATCTGCCCATGTACCGCACGGCGCAGTGGTACAAGGACGGGCAACCCCATCAGTTGCCGAATGAGTTTTATTCTTCGGAATACATCGTCGACCAGGCAATAGCGCAGATTGATAGTCAACATGGCGATGGTCAGCCGTTTTTTTCCTACGTAGCGTTTCAGGCCGTACATATTCCCGTACAGGTGCCCGCCGCGTACCGGGCCATGTATGAAAGCCATTATCAGCAGGGTTGGTCGGCACTGCGCGAGCAGCGCTACCGGGCAGCGGTGGCGGCTGGGTTAGTGCCGCCTTCCACCGCGTTGACTGCAATGAATAGCACGGCGGATTGGATGGCGCTCAGTAATGCGCAGCAGCGCGATTGGGCGCGACGCATGGCGGTGTATGCGGGGATGGTGCAGGCGATGGACCACCACATAGGCCGTTTGGTCGAGCATCTGAAAACGCTGGGGGAATACGACAACACTGTGTTTGTGTTCATGTCGGATAACGGCCCTGAGCCCGCCGACCCGGTCGCCCGCTTTGGCCTGCCTTTTGTGCTGTGGATGAAGGCCATGGGCTTCAATACTGACTATGGCACCTTGGGTGAACGCGATAGCTATGTGGTGATTGGTCCCGGCTTTGCCAGCGCGGCGGCCTCGCCGTTGTCCTACTACAAATACTATGCTGGGGAAGGTGGGCTGAGAGTGCCGATGATTATTGCCGGGGCCGGCGTTGCAGCACCGGGGCGGCAGTCACCAGCGCTGACCCATGTGACTGATATTGTGCCGACGTTGTTAGACCTCAGTGGCGCTGCGCCGCCGGGAGACGACTACTATCAGCCCTCTGGCAAGAGCTTGTTGCCGGTGCTCGCCGACCAACGTGAGCGCGTGCGGGGGGAAGACGATGCGCTTGGCTACGAACTGGGTGGCAATGCCGCGCTGTTCAAGGGTGACTATAAACTGGTGAAAAACCTTCCTCCTGCGGGAGACGGCCGCTGGCATTTATATAACATTGTCAGTGATCCGGGAGAGAGCCGAGACCTGAGTGAGAGCATGCCGGAGCGTCTGGCCGCCATGTTGGCCGATTATGAGGATTATGCTCGGCGCAACGGTGTATTGGCCGTGCCGGATGGTTATGATCAGCTTCAGCAAGTGAGTTGGAATTCGATTATGGCGAGAAAAACAGAGTGGCTATCGGCAGGGTTGCTGCTGTTCGTACTGGTGTACGGCGGGCTTCTCTGGCGGCGTAAGCGGCTGCGGGGATAATGGTGCGGCATGTTATCGCAGCCTGTTGGCTGTTTATTGCTTTGTTTTGTGGCACTGCCCGTGCCGAATTCTCATTGACGGTCAATCAGCCAGAAAGCTGTGCTGGCTGCCATCAGGTACAGTTCAGCCAGTGGCAGGCGTCCCAGCATGCCGAGGCCATGCAGCCCACCAGTTCAAAGACGGTACTGGGCAATTTCGATGGCCAATCGCTGACGCATGCCGGCGTGCGCTATCGCTTTCTGGAAGCGGAAGGGCGTTACCAGATTGCTCTGACAGCGCCGGATCAGCCGGAACGCCTATTCGATGTTCGCTACACCTTCGGGGTGTATCCCTTGCAACAGTATCTGGTCGACCTGCCGGGCGGGCGTTTGCAGGCCCTGCCTGTTGCCTGGGACAGTCGCCGTGCGGCAGAAGGTGGTCAGCGTTGGTACGGGCTGGATTCCGATCTGGGCTGGGATCACTACGCGTTTACCTGGAATACCAGTTGTGCGGAATGCCATTCCACCGGGGTGGAGAAGGGGTATGACGCTGCGCAGAATCGTTTTGACACCCACTGGCAATTCGTCAATGTGAGCTGTCAGGCCTGCCACGGGAATGCAGAAGGTCACCAGCAGTGGCTGCGCAATCAGCAGCCCTCGTCGGTGGCGCATTCGGGGTTTGCGGCGACGCTGGCGGAGCGGGGCAGTTGGTATCTGCCCGAGAAGGCCAGTATTGCCCGGCGTCGGGACCGGCCCGATGGGGGCCAGCTTTCCGCCTGCGGCCAGTGCCACAGTCTGGGTACTCGTATCGACAGCTGGCAACCGGGTTCGCAGCTCGACGATCACCTCAGCCTGATGTTGCCGAATACACCGCTTTATCACCTCGATGGTCAGATTGATGCGGAGGTCTTTGTCGCGGGGTCTTTTCGGCAAAGCAAGATGCACGACGCGGGGGTGGTCTGCAGCGACTGCCATAATCCGCACTCACTGACACTGCGGGCGGAGGGCAACGCACTGTGCAGTCAGTGTCATCTACCCGATCATTACGATCGGCCCGCGCATCACGGTCACCCGGAACACAGCCGCGGTGCGCAATGTGTGAATTGCCACATGCCCGCAACAGTGTATATGGGCGTGGACGCGAGGCGCGATCACCGTTTCGGTATTCCCAGTCCGGCCCTTAGTAAGTCGATTGGCGTGCCCAATGCCTGCAGCCAGTGTCATGTCGATAAAAGCCCCGACTGGCTGATTGCCGGAATGCCGGGTAGCACAACGCAGGCAGACGCTGTGTCACTTTGGCTGCACCAGCTTGATCGCGGCGAGATCACGGCGCTGCCCCGTTTACTGGATTACGTTTCCACTGCCAATGGACACCGCTTTCGGCAGGCCAGGGTGATGGCAGCGTTGGGGGCGCAGATAGATGATCCCGCGCTGACCGAGCTGGCGCGTCGCAAGCTGCGGAGTCATGACCCCGCCCTCCAGCGGGCGGCGGTGGAGATTCTTGAGCGTCTGCCTCTGGACGACCGCCTGTTGATGCTGTTGCCCCATCTGGATGAGCCGGTCAAATCGGTGAGGCTGGCGGTTGCCAGGGTGCTGGCTGAAGGATTGGTCCGGGGAGATCTGAGTGATGCGGATCGTCAGCGCCTGTCCCGGCGAGTGAAAGAATACCGGCAGTCCTTGCAGCGCAATGCCGATCATCCGGCATCGCAAATGGCGTTGGGGAATTTATCGTTGGCAATGGGCGAGGAGGAGGCAGCAGAAAATGCCTACCGGCAGGCTCTGCGGATTGATGTGTCGTATTCCCCGGCCTCGATTAATCTTGCGGACTTGTACCGGCAGCGCGGCGACGAAGCAAAGGCCCAACAGATACTGCTTGCTGCACGACAGCTAGCGGATGACGCTGCGATTTCCTATGCACTGAGTATGAGCTACTTCCGTCAGCGTAAGCTTGATGACGGCCTTGACGCGATTAGTCACGCAGTGACATTGGCGCCAATGAACAGCGATTACGTGTATGCCCAGGCGGTGGCGCTGGAGCAATCCGGTCAGCCCCTGGAGGCCATAGCCGCGCTTGAGCGAGCTCTGAAACGACAGGGCGAGCGTCGCCAGCTAGTGGAATTACTCAGTCTGTATGCGGTGAATTATCAGTCACCGGCTGAGGCGTTGCCCCACGTTTTGCGCTGGCGAACGCTGGCGCCGGATGACCGTCGAGCTGCAGCGATTGAACAAGGTCTGCGCAGACAGCTTGCTCGGCCCACCCAATAGAAAAAAACACCGCCAGATAAGGATAAGAAAATGAAAAAATTGCTAAGTGGTCTGCTGTGGGGGATTGGGCTGTTATTTATGCTGCTGGGACTGCGCTGGCTGATTGATCCACAGGCGTCTGCCGATACATTGGGTATGGTCTTGTCAGACGGGGTGGGGCGCAGCTCGCAGATTGGGGATTTCGGCGCCTTCTTTTTCACGGGTGGGCTGTGGGTCTTGCTTGGCGTCTGGCGCAAGGCGCCGGTATTTCTCTATGTCGCGGCGACCACACTGGGTAGCGCTGCGTTGTTTAGATTGATTGCCTGGGCGGCTCAGGGCGCGGCGCTGACAGTGGACATGATCGCGGTGGAAGTGGTGATCGCCGCGATTCTGTTACTGGCTGCGCGTCTGAACTCCCGGCTCGGTACGGCCCGCTGATCTTTGGGGTCAGCGCGCTTCAAAGGCGTCGGCCCGATTGAGGTTGCGAAACTGTGCGGCCATGTCGCGGCAGTCTAAAGCATGGGCTTGAGCCTGTTCATACCAGCCATACACGCTGCGCTTTCCCGCTTCCAGATATGCCTGAAGGTTGGTCAGCAGTTCCGGGCGGCGTTCGAGCAGGGCATATAAATACTGGCCGCGCTCGCCGTCGTGGGCGTAGCGCACAGGCGTTTGCGGATGGCTAGAAGCCAGTCGTTGATAAAGCCCGTCGGGTGGCTGGGGATTGTCGCAGGGGACAATGAGTAGCTGCCGGTATCGCGCGGCCTGCAGGCCGCGGAGAATACCCGCCAGGGGGCCCGGATAATCAGCTAGCACGTCGGCCAGCGGCGTACCAAAATCCGCGTAGCGCTCGGCATTGCGGTTGCAGCTGATCAGCACTTCATCGGCCAGCGGCGCATAGCATTCGTGCACGGCGCTGATAAGGGGGCGCCCCTGCCAGTTCAAGAGTCCCTTGTCTTGGCCGCCGACGCGCTCGCCGCGTCCCCCAGCCAGAATCAGCAGCGAGAGACCGTCTTGCGCGATGAAATGCCCGTTTGAGCGCATCGTGAAATCCTCTACCCAGTGTCGCGATGGTAGGCGGTGGCTGTGCTATGATGCCAGCGTTTTTTTGCCAGATGTTGCCGAGACACTACACGCCATGACCAGCCTGCTAGCCATCGACGCTGCCACCGAAGCCTGCTCGGTGGCACTGCTGCGCGACGGCGAAATTCGTGAAGACTTCCGCATGTTGCCCCGGGCACACACCCGGTATTTATTGCCGATGGTGGACGAGATGCTGTCCTCTGCGGGAGTGACGCTCGCCCAGCTCGACGGTCTGGCGTTTACCGCCGGACCGGGGTCGTTTACCGGTTTGCGCGTTGCCATCGCCACGGTGCAGGGGCTGGCTTTTGCCGCGGATTTGCCAGTGCTGCCGGTGTCGACGTTGGCGTCCATGGCGCAGCACTATATGAATACCGATCAGCCCGATGAGGGCAGTTTGCTGATGCCGATAATTGATGCTCGTATGGATGAACTCTATGTCGGCCGCTACGTCTGCCGGAATGGCTTTGTCGAGGCCGTTTGTGATGATGCGCTGCTCGCGCCCGCTGCGGTTGGCGACTTGGCTGCGGTTGCCGTGGGTTTGGGTGAGGGCTGGGAATACGCTGAGCGGTTTGATGGCGCAGCACCCGCAAGGCTTGATACCTCGGTGCTACCCCATGCTGCATCAGCACTGACGCTGGCCGAACGCGATTATCTGGCAGGCAAATTGCTGCCTGCCGAACAGGCTCAGCCGGTCTACCTGCGCGACAGTGTTGCCTGGCAAAAAGCGTAATCACGACCCTCTAATCACTAACAAGGACGCTTATTAATGGATGCATTGCAGGCCGTGATTCTGGCCGCTATACAGGGGCTCACTGAATTTCTGCCCATTTCCAGTTCGGGCCATCTGGTGTTGCCGCAGACCCTGCTGGGTTGGGAGGATCAGGGACTGGCTTTCGATGTGGCTGTGCATGTTGGCTCGCTGCTGGCGGTGCTGGCTTATTTCTACCGCGATGTGATCAATCTGCTGGGTGCCTGGGGCAACAGTCTGCTCACCCGGCAGCAGAGCGATGACAGCCGTCTGGCGTGGATGGTGATTGTGGCGACCCTGCCGGCGGTGGTGGCAGGGCTGTTGCTCAACGATGTGATCGAACAGCATCTGCGCGGCGGTCTGGTGCTGGCAACGACCACGCTGGTGTTTGGCGTGGTGCTGGGTGTAGTGGACCGGTACTCCAGTCACCGCCGCCATCTGGTGGATGTGGGCCTGCGCATTGCTCTGATCGTCGGTTTTGCTCAGGCGCTGGCGCTGATCCCCGGCACTTCGCGCTCGGGGATCACCATGACCGCGGCACTGCTGGTGGGCCTGAGCCGCAGTGATGCCGCACGTTTCTCTTTTCTGCTGTCGATGCCGATCATTGCCGCCGCGGGCAGCTACAAATTGTTGGAGCTGCTGGAGAGCAGCCACCCGGTGCCCTGGGATCTGCTGGGTATTGGTTTTGTGGTATCAGCGGTCACCGCCTATGCCTGCATCAGCGTCTTCATGCGCTGGGTGGAGCGTATTGGCATGATGCCCTTTGCCATTTACCGGGTGTTGCTGGCCGCTGTGATTTACGCCGTGGTACTGTCCTGAGGGGTTGATCTTCACTCGGCGGGTAATGGGGGAAAGCATATGAACGTCGCCTTTTTGGGCCTGGGGGTAATGGGGTTTCCGATGGCGGGGCACTTGCATCGTGCCGGTGTAGACCTGCGGGTGTACAACCGCAGCCCGGAGAAGGCCCAGCGCTGGAACGATGAATATGCCCCGCTGGCAGCGGCCAGTGTTGCCGATGCCGTCAGTGACCGCGATGTGGTCGCGGTTTGCCTAGGCGCCGACGAGGATGTGCGCGAAGTGCTCTGCGGCGGGGACGGGGTTTTCGCCCATTTGCCTGCGGGCGGGGTCGTCGTTGACCATTCCACTACCTCGGCGGAGCTGGCGCGCGATATGGCGGCGGCTGCGGCGGAGTCCGGGCATCAGTTCATCGATGCGCCGGTGTCCGGTGGGCAGGCGGGCGCGGAGGCTGGCAAGCTCACCGTGATGGCCGGTGGTGATGCCGACGCCTTCAGCCGCATTGAGCCTGTTTTACAGTGCTATGCGGCTCGCTATCGTCGTCTGGGTGAGACCGGCAGTGGTCAGCTTGCCAAAATGGTCAATCAGATTTGTATCGCCGGGCTATTGCAGGGGTTGTCAGAAGCCATGCATTTCGGTCAGCAGGCGGGACTGGATATGGCGGCTGTGGTCGATGTGATCGGCGCGGGCGCCGCGCAGTCCTGGCAAATGGATAACCGCGCTGCCACCATGTTGCAGGGCGAATTTGATTTCGGTTTTGCGGTGGACTGGATGCGTAAGGATCTGCGTTACGTGCTGGATGAAGCGCGCCGTCAGTCCGTCAGCCTGCCGGTGACCGCCCTGGTGGATCAGTTCTACGCGCAGGTGCAGAACCTTGGCGGCGGTCGCAAAGATACTTCCAGCCTGCTGCTGGCCTTGCAGGCCAGTCAGGCGAAAGCACAGGATTAATCATGGATAAACACGCGTTTAATGACAAACTCATTGCTTTCCTCGATGCCAGTCCGACGCCGTTCCATGCGTCGGCCAACATGGCGGAGGCGCTGCGGGAAGCGGGATTTATCGAGTTGGATGAACGTCAGGATTGGGCGCTGGAAGCGGGTAAGGGCTATTTCTGTCTGCGCAATGGTTCTTCGGTGGTGGCGTTTCGGGTCGGCAAAAGTGATGTGGCTGAATCCGGCTGGCATATGGTGGGCGCCCATACCGACAGTCCCTGTCTGAAGGTGAAACCCAACCCGGTTCTGCATCGCAAAGGCTATTTTCAGTTGGGTGTGGAAGTATACGGTGGGGCGCTGCTCAACCCCTGGTTTGACCGCGACCTTGGTCTGGCTGGCCGGGTCAGCTACCGCAGCAGCAACGGCAGTTTGCGCAGTGCTTTGCTCAATACCGATCGCGCCATCGGCATCGTGCCGAGCCTGGCGATTCACCTGGATCGCGAGGCGAACAACAACCGCACAGTGAACCCGCAGACCGACCTGCCGGTGTTAATCAGTCAGGCGGAGTCTGCGCCTGACTTCAAAGCCCTGCTGAAAAATCTGTTGGCAGAGCAGGGCTGTGACGATGTCGAGGCGGTGTTGGATTACGAACTGAGTTTCTATGATGTGCAGGGCGCGGCACTGGTCGGTTTTAATCGCGAGTTTATCGCCAGTGCGCGGCTCGATAATCTGCTGTCTTGTTTTATCGGTTTGCAGGCGCTGTTGCTGGCCCCTGCCGACAAGCACAGTGTGTTGGTCTGCAATGACCACGAAGAAGTGGGCAGTATGTCCAGCAGCGGTGCTCAGGGACCGATGCTGGAGTCGACGCTGCGCCGCATTGCCGGGGATGAAAGCCGTTGGCAGCGAGCGATTGCGCACTCCACCATGATCTCGGCGGACAATGCCCACGGCATCCACCCCAATTTCAGTGATCGCCACGACGCCAATCACGGCCCGCTGCTTAATCAGGGTGCGGTGATCAAAATCAACGTTAACCAGCGCTATGCCACCAACAGCGAAACCAGTGCGATGTTCCGTCATCTCTGTGAGCAGCAGGGGCAACCGGTTCAGAGTTTTGTGGTGCGCAGCGATATGGCTTGTGGCAGCACTATCGGGCCCATTACCGCGTCGGCCATCGGCGTGGCGACGCTGGATATCGGCGTGCCGACCTTTGCCATGCACTCCATCCGCGAGCTGGCGGGCAGTGACGATGCGGTGGGCTTGAGTCAGGTCTTGGCGGCGTTCTACTCGCGCTGAGAAAGGCGCTACGCTTGCTTGAGAAGTGCGCTGAGCTTGCCTTATAAGTGCGCTGAGCGCTAAGGCGCGTCAGGCGCTGGTCGACGGGGGAATCGCATAGGTTCCCACCGCGTGCGCGACAGGTTCATCGCTACCTTCGGAATAGAGGTAGACCTCGCCAGTGGCGAGCAAGCGCCCGGCTTTCAGTAGTTTGCAGCGGCCGATAATGGTTTTTCCCGCCGCAGGCTTACGCAGGAAATTTATATTGAGGTTGGTGGTGACGGCCAGCGGCACAATGCCGATGTGCCCGAGGATGGCCACGTAGAGCGCCAAGTCGGCAACACTCATCAGGGTCGGGCCGGAGACGGTGCCGCCGGGGCGAAGGTGCGCATCATCCACCGGCAGAGATACCGTCGCACTCAGCTCGCCAATCTCATCAACAAGACAGTGACTCTGCGGGAACTCTGCGGCA includes:
- the mobA gene encoding molybdenum cofactor guanylyltransferase MobA, which encodes MRSNGHFIAQDGLSLLILAGGRGERVGGQDKGLLNWQGRPLISAVHECYAPLADEVLISCNRNAERYADFGTPLADVLADYPGPLAGILRGLQAARYRQLLIVPCDNPQPPDGLYQRLASSHPQTPVRYAHDGERGQYLYALLERRPELLTNLQAYLEAGKRSVYGWYEQAQAHALDCRDMAAQFRNLNRADAFEAR
- the tsaB gene encoding tRNA (adenosine(37)-N6)-threonylcarbamoyltransferase complex dimerization subunit type 1 TsaB produces the protein MTSLLAIDAATEACSVALLRDGEIREDFRMLPRAHTRYLLPMVDEMLSSAGVTLAQLDGLAFTAGPGSFTGLRVAIATVQGLAFAADLPVLPVSTLASMAQHYMNTDQPDEGSLLMPIIDARMDELYVGRYVCRNGFVEAVCDDALLAPAAVGDLAAVAVGLGEGWEYAERFDGAAPARLDTSVLPHAASALTLAERDYLAGKLLPAEQAQPVYLRDSVAWQKA
- a CDS encoding undecaprenyl-diphosphate phosphatase yields the protein MDALQAVILAAIQGLTEFLPISSSGHLVLPQTLLGWEDQGLAFDVAVHVGSLLAVLAYFYRDVINLLGAWGNSLLTRQQSDDSRLAWMVIVATLPAVVAGLLLNDVIEQHLRGGLVLATTTLVFGVVLGVVDRYSSHRRHLVDVGLRIALIVGFAQALALIPGTSRSGITMTAALLVGLSRSDAARFSFLLSMPIIAAAGSYKLLELLESSHPVPWDLLGIGFVVSAVTAYACISVFMRWVERIGMMPFAIYRVLLAAVIYAVVLS
- a CDS encoding multiheme c-type cytochrome, producing MTVNQPESCAGCHQVQFSQWQASQHAEAMQPTSSKTVLGNFDGQSLTHAGVRYRFLEAEGRYQIALTAPDQPERLFDVRYTFGVYPLQQYLVDLPGGRLQALPVAWDSRRAAEGGQRWYGLDSDLGWDHYAFTWNTSCAECHSTGVEKGYDAAQNRFDTHWQFVNVSCQACHGNAEGHQQWLRNQQPSSVAHSGFAATLAERGSWYLPEKASIARRRDRPDGGQLSACGQCHSLGTRIDSWQPGSQLDDHLSLMLPNTPLYHLDGQIDAEVFVAGSFRQSKMHDAGVVCSDCHNPHSLTLRAEGNALCSQCHLPDHYDRPAHHGHPEHSRGAQCVNCHMPATVYMGVDARRDHRFGIPSPALSKSIGVPNACSQCHVDKSPDWLIAGMPGSTTQADAVSLWLHQLDRGEITALPRLLDYVSTANGHRFRQARVMAALGAQIDDPALTELARRKLRSHDPALQRAAVEILERLPLDDRLLMLLPHLDEPVKSVRLAVARVLAEGLVRGDLSDADRQRLSRRVKEYRQSLQRNADHPASQMALGNLSLAMGEEEAAENAYRQALRIDVSYSPASINLADLYRQRGDEAKAQQILLAARQLADDAAISYALSMSYFRQRKLDDGLDAISHAVTLAPMNSDYVYAQAVALEQSGQPLEAIAALERALKRQGERRQLVELLSLYAVNYQSPAEALPHVLRWRTLAPDDRRAAAIEQGLRRQLARPTQ
- a CDS encoding PaaI family thioesterase, with amino-acid sequence MTASKDEVAAFIAAEFPQSHCLVDEIGELSATVSLPVDDAHLRPGGTVSGPTLMSVADLALYVAILGHIGIVPLAVTTNLNINFLRKPAAGKTIIGRCKLLKAGRLLATGEVYLYSEGSDEPVAHAVGTYAIPPSTSA
- a CDS encoding NAD(P)-dependent oxidoreductase, which produces MNVAFLGLGVMGFPMAGHLHRAGVDLRVYNRSPEKAQRWNDEYAPLAAASVADAVSDRDVVAVCLGADEDVREVLCGGDGVFAHLPAGGVVVDHSTTSAELARDMAAAAAESGHQFIDAPVSGGQAGAEAGKLTVMAGGDADAFSRIEPVLQCYAARYRRLGETGSGQLAKMVNQICIAGLLQGLSEAMHFGQQAGLDMAAVVDVIGAGAAQSWQMDNRAATMLQGEFDFGFAVDWMRKDLRYVLDEARRQSVSLPVTALVDQFYAQVQNLGGGRKDTSSLLLALQASQAKAQD
- a CDS encoding MBL fold metallo-hydrolase, with translation MTTRSKFGLSLLLLFVVSAVFIWQAGNQLVLRAMQRQVEGTLSNHFMSELPDGLHVYICGAGSPIPDPHRAGPCTAVIAGKQLYIVDAGSGSIRNLGPAGLSAGRASAVLLTHFHSDHIDALGELSVQRWAGGHQAKPLDVYGPPGVEQIVDGFNQAYAQDTQYRIDHHGTKTVLPSGAGLLARPFAAINNGERSLLLERDGLRITAFGVDHYPVPNAVGYRFDYKGRSVVISGDTRKSANVQALAEDADLLLHEALSPQLVNVMQRAASAVGVEHMAQISEDILDYHTTPQQAADIAQAAGAHYLALNHIVPGLPLRYLEKLFIQGSAEHYNGPISITRDGDFFSLPANSTAIRTDSLR
- a CDS encoding arylsulfatase, producing the protein MLRRTLYCGLLLMAPVLAQAAPPNIVLILADDLGFTDIQPFASEIATPSLAALADNGIRFTNHHVAASCAPTRAMLLTGVDSHLNGVPNIPEAMPPSQRGRNGYDGVLSHRVQTVATLLREHGYHTYVSGKWHLGKDASRLPDQRGFERSVILADSGADNWSQRPYLPMYRTAQWYKDGQPHQLPNEFYSSEYIVDQAIAQIDSQHGDGQPFFSYVAFQAVHIPVQVPAAYRAMYESHYQQGWSALREQRYRAAVAAGLVPPSTALTAMNSTADWMALSNAQQRDWARRMAVYAGMVQAMDHHIGRLVEHLKTLGEYDNTVFVFMSDNGPEPADPVARFGLPFVLWMKAMGFNTDYGTLGERDSYVVIGPGFASAAASPLSYYKYYAGEGGLRVPMIIAGAGVAAPGRQSPALTHVTDIVPTLLDLSGAAPPGDDYYQPSGKSLLPVLADQRERVRGEDDALGYELGGNAALFKGDYKLVKNLPPAGDGRWHLYNIVSDPGESRDLSESMPERLAAMLADYEDYARRNGVLAVPDGYDQLQQVSWNSIMARKTEWLSAGLLLFVLVYGGLLWRRKRLRG
- a CDS encoding M18 family aminopeptidase — translated: MDKHAFNDKLIAFLDASPTPFHASANMAEALREAGFIELDERQDWALEAGKGYFCLRNGSSVVAFRVGKSDVAESGWHMVGAHTDSPCLKVKPNPVLHRKGYFQLGVEVYGGALLNPWFDRDLGLAGRVSYRSSNGSLRSALLNTDRAIGIVPSLAIHLDREANNNRTVNPQTDLPVLISQAESAPDFKALLKNLLAEQGCDDVEAVLDYELSFYDVQGAALVGFNREFIASARLDNLLSCFIGLQALLLAPADKHSVLVCNDHEEVGSMSSSGAQGPMLESTLRRIAGDESRWQRAIAHSTMISADNAHGIHPNFSDRHDANHGPLLNQGAVIKINVNQRYATNSETSAMFRHLCEQQGQPVQSFVVRSDMACGSTIGPITASAIGVATLDIGVPTFAMHSIRELAGSDDAVGLSQVLAAFYSR